In Methylovirgula sp., a single genomic region encodes these proteins:
- a CDS encoding response regulator transcription factor: MRLLVVEDDRDLNRQIATALTQAGYAVDRAYDGEEGWFLGDTESYDAIVLDLGLPKKDGISVLKDWRDAGRAMPVLILTARDRWSDKVQGFDVGADDYVAKPFHIEEVLARIRALLRRATGHASNELTCGPVRLDTRSSRVLVDGNQIKLTSHEYRLLAYLMHHAGRVVSRSELVEHLYDQDFDRDSNTIEVFVGRLRKKLGIDIIQTVRGLGYVVAEPEAEQAGKGDKPGAPAPKTS, translated from the coding sequence TTGCGGCTTCTGGTTGTCGAGGATGATAGGGATTTGAACCGGCAGATCGCGACCGCGCTGACGCAGGCGGGCTATGCGGTCGATCGCGCCTACGACGGCGAGGAGGGGTGGTTTCTGGGTGATACGGAGTCTTATGACGCTATCGTCCTCGACCTTGGTCTGCCGAAGAAGGATGGAATCAGCGTCCTCAAGGATTGGCGCGATGCCGGCCGTGCGATGCCGGTGCTGATTCTTACGGCGCGCGACCGCTGGAGCGACAAGGTACAGGGCTTCGATGTCGGGGCGGACGATTATGTCGCCAAGCCCTTTCACATCGAGGAGGTTCTGGCGCGAATCCGCGCTCTGTTGCGGCGCGCAACCGGCCATGCCTCAAACGAATTGACCTGCGGACCCGTGCGGCTGGACACTCGTTCAAGTCGTGTCCTCGTTGATGGCAATCAGATCAAACTGACCTCGCATGAATACCGGCTATTAGCCTATCTCATGCACCATGCTGGCAGGGTCGTCTCGCGTAGTGAACTGGTCGAACATCTCTACGATCAGGACTTCGACCGCGACTCGAATACGATCGAAGTTTTCGTTGGGCGCCTGCGAAAGAAACTCGGGATCGATATCATTCAGACGGTGCGCGGACTTGGCTATGTCGTTGCCGAGCCGGAGGCTGAGCAAGCAGGCAAAGGCGACAAGCCGGGCGCACCCGCACCCAAAACCTCCTGA